One window of Lepus europaeus isolate LE1 chromosome Y, mLepTim1.pri, whole genome shotgun sequence genomic DNA carries:
- the LOC133754094 gene encoding vomeronasal type-1 receptor 90-like, which produces MLLTTLEILSADMFKSLNFLNDLKCKIFLYMIRVMRGLSISTMSLLSIIQVITISPSTFYMSRFKHGLTNYISQVFFCFWSLNLSFNSNMIIYTVAHPNMTKLLHVSKYCSLSSINSIITEIFFMLALSQNIFFVGIMLLFSAYMVIFLSNHQKRCEYLHSMSVTPRTSPAKRATHTVLLPVSFFVIMYCVDITMSSFSTVLWKYDPIVLDVQRLLGNVYSMASPLIFISSDKRIIGTLKNVIDMTILTS; this is translated from the coding sequence ATGCTACTCACAACACTGGAAATTTTATCTGCAGATATGTTCAAGTCACTGAATTTTCTAAATGACTTAAAATGTAAGATTTTTCTCTATATGATCAGGGTGATGAGGGGTCTCTCCATCAGTACTATGTCCCTCttgagcatcatccaggtcatcACCATCAGCCCCAGCACCTTCTACATGTCAAGATTTAAACATGGACTCACAAATTATATTAGTcaggttttcttctgtttttggtcCCTCAACCTTTCTTTCAATAGTAACATGATCATCTACACTGTAGCTCATCCCAACATGACCAAACTACTCCATGTCAGTAAGTATTGCTCACTTTCCTCAATAAATTCTATCATCACGGAAATATTTTTCATGCTTGCATTGTCCCAGAACATCTTCTTTGTAGGAATCATGTTGCTCTTCAGTGCATACATGGTGATTTTCTTATCTAATCATCAGAAGAGGTGTGAGTACCTTCACAGCATGAGTGTTACCCCAAGAACCTCCCCAGCAAAAAGGGCCACCCATACTGTCCTGCTGCCGGTGAGTTTCTTTGTGATCATGTACTGTGTGGATATCACAATGTCATCCTTCTCAACTGTATTGTGGAAATATGATCCAATTGTACTGGATGTCCAGAGACTTTTGGGAAATGTGTATTCCATGGCCAGTCCTTTGATATTTATTAGTTCTGATAAAAGAATAATTGGTACTCTGAAAAATGTGATTGATATGACAATTTTAACAAGTTGA